In one Legionella clemsonensis genomic region, the following are encoded:
- a CDS encoding CBS domain-containing protein encodes MAHPIFSALPQPRRPIIYIKPDITVDECVRIMTDKDIGALVVKDDLDIVGIVSERDIIRSCLNRDLNPHTTTAKQVAYLNVSILDLFDPVEKAMEVITQTKRRHLLIREQGELVAILSIGDLLFHLLEDKTRVIEQLENYIHTY; translated from the coding sequence ATGGCGCACCCAATTTTTTCTGCTTTACCCCAACCAAGACGTCCCATTATTTATATAAAGCCTGATATTACTGTTGATGAATGCGTTAGAATTATGACCGATAAAGATATCGGGGCGTTAGTTGTAAAAGATGACTTAGATATTGTAGGAATAGTGAGTGAGCGGGATATTATTCGCTCTTGTCTAAATCGTGATTTGAATCCACACACGACAACCGCTAAACAAGTTGCTTATTTGAATGTAAGTATTTTGGATTTATTTGATCCTGTTGAGAAAGCAATGGAAGTAATAACACAAACTAAACGACGTCATCTGCTCATCAGGGAACAGGGTGAGCTGGTTGCTATTTTATCGATTGGAGACTTATTATTCCATTTACTTGAAGATAAAACCCGGGTCATTGAGCAGCTAGAAAATTATATTCATACTTACTAA
- a CDS encoding Lpg1974 family pore-forming outer membrane protein has product MFKPYLFSGLLLIANTSYSGTMGCQTEGVTVPCENRAWDIGIGALYLKPTSPLLNPYLRSGILINDLHYHSVKSPWDWGFMAEGSYHFNTGNDVNVNWLHFNDKYNDSVSAFFPEASIPRTQTAYLNFKTRLDVVNVEFAQNSHLGSKTNLRLHGGLQYANGNIDRDIQQYEQILTFPTSLFHTASLEATYRGLGPRLGGDISRQLPHGFAVFAKSAMALLVGEAKTKLSGNNLSGPRITPFSRYVKQTSLVPELETKLGASYEFNAGMGQVTLLAGWLFQHYFNLFSLASGEFPQRFNEPVSHELSLNGPFIQGKWVADV; this is encoded by the coding sequence ATGTTTAAACCCTATTTATTCTCAGGATTGTTACTCATAGCGAACACAAGTTACAGCGGCACCATGGGCTGTCAAACCGAGGGAGTAACTGTGCCTTGTGAAAATCGTGCATGGGATATCGGTATCGGCGCTTTATACCTGAAGCCTACTTCCCCCTTGCTAAATCCTTATTTACGCAGTGGAATTTTAATAAATGACTTGCATTATCATAGCGTAAAATCTCCCTGGGATTGGGGATTTATGGCAGAAGGAAGTTATCATTTCAATACGGGTAATGATGTCAATGTCAATTGGCTGCACTTTAACGACAAGTATAATGACAGTGTGAGTGCTTTTTTTCCTGAAGCATCTATACCTAGAACTCAAACCGCCTATTTAAATTTTAAAACCAGGCTAGATGTGGTGAATGTTGAATTTGCGCAAAACAGTCACTTGGGAAGCAAAACTAATTTGCGCCTCCACGGGGGCTTGCAATACGCAAATGGCAATATTGATAGAGACATCCAGCAATATGAACAAATATTAACCTTTCCAACGTCTTTATTCCACACTGCTTCATTAGAAGCAACATACCGCGGTCTCGGCCCTCGTTTGGGCGGTGATATTTCTCGTCAACTGCCTCATGGTTTTGCCGTATTTGCCAAAAGTGCCATGGCTCTTTTAGTTGGCGAAGCGAAAACTAAGCTATCTGGCAATAACTTAAGTGGTCCAAGAATAACCCCCTTCAGTCGTTACGTGAAGCAAACCAGTTTAGTGCCAGAACTTGAGACGAAGCTTGGGGCAAGTTATGAGTTCAATGCTGGTATGGGACAAGTTACTCTTTTGGCGGGATGGTTGTTTCAACACTACTTTAACCTGTTTTCATTAGCTTCTGGGGAATTCCCACAGCGCTTCAATGAGCCTGTG